The following proteins are encoded in a genomic region of Acidobacteriota bacterium:
- the ispE gene encoding 4-(cytidine 5'-diphospho)-2-C-methyl-D-erythritol kinase, which translates to MLLTLPSFAKINWTLEILGKRPDGYHELRTLLQTLSVGDELTFELIEHGIELHSTHPALPLDETNLIYRAARSLAQFTNCHKGVRVTVDKQLPMAAGLGGGSSNAAVTFLALLTLWDLQIEPHELFRLGAQLGADVPFFFIGGTCIGVGRGDEVYPTAEIEAEHLLLVNAGIAVPTREVYGNLPPELTNPGAVTNIPASLRAAYDAMSNRQAPSGRFSPALHNDLENPVLTRHPLLAELKQRLLAHGARGALMSGSGSTFFALFDSEAARATAQQDFIAEGWWCAPARTLNRSAYRQAMQLT; encoded by the coding sequence ATGTTACTGACACTACCATCCTTCGCAAAAATCAACTGGACGCTGGAAATCCTGGGCAAACGGCCCGACGGCTATCACGAACTGCGCACCTTGCTGCAAACGCTCAGCGTCGGCGACGAACTGACGTTTGAATTGATTGAACACGGCATTGAATTGCACAGCACGCATCCCGCCTTACCGCTAGATGAAACCAATTTGATTTATCGTGCGGCGCGATCACTCGCGCAATTTACGAACTGCCACAAAGGCGTGCGGGTTACAGTCGACAAACAATTGCCAATGGCTGCGGGGCTAGGCGGTGGCAGCAGCAACGCCGCGGTGACGTTTTTGGCGTTGCTCACACTTTGGGACTTGCAGATCGAACCGCACGAATTGTTTCGCCTGGGCGCACAATTGGGCGCCGATGTGCCATTCTTTTTTATCGGCGGCACCTGCATCGGCGTCGGGCGCGGAGACGAGGTTTACCCAACGGCGGAAATCGAGGCCGAGCATTTGTTGCTGGTGAACGCGGGCATCGCCGTCCCGACGCGCGAAGTGTATGGCAACCTGCCGCCTGAGTTGACAAACCCAGGGGCCGTCACTAATATCCCGGCTTCTTTGCGGGCCGCTTATGACGCCATGAGCAATAGGCAAGCCCCTTCCGGCAGGTTTTCACCGGCCTTGCACAATGATTTGGAAAACCCTGTGCTGACGCGCCATCCGTTGCTGGCTGAGCTTAAGCAGCGATTGTTGGCGCACGGTGCGCGCGGGGCCTTGATGTCGGGCAGCGGTTCGACGTTTTTTGCGCTCTTTGACAGTGAAGCGGCACGCGCCACCGCTCAACAGGATTTTATCGCCGAAGGTTGGTGGTGCGCCCCGGCGCGCACGCTAAACCGTAGCGCGTATCGCCAGGCTATGCAGTTGACTTAA
- a CDS encoding ribose-phosphate pyrophosphokinase, producing the protein MKSLQIFSGNAHRTLAEEICQYLELPLGSANATRFPDGEFNFQIMENVRGSDVFIVQPTCPPVDANVMELLIMTDAFRRSSADRITAVIPYYGYGRGDKKDRPRIPISAKLVANLLVMAGINRILTIDLHAPQIQGFFDIPVDHLFAAPLMIKYFAEHPIEDLIVVAPDPGGAERARAYAKRLNADFGIVDKRRDKSQPGHAEAEVMHVIGNVEGRNALIVDDMVDTAGTLTKVAEALSKKGAKRVLTSCVHAVLSGNAIERIEKSPLEKVVITNTMPRKEACAEPFFECLSVAPMLGEAIRSIHEESSVSRLFI; encoded by the coding sequence TTGAAGAGCTTACAGATATTCTCCGGCAACGCCCATCGCACGTTGGCCGAGGAGATCTGCCAATACCTGGAATTGCCGCTCGGCAGCGCGAATGCGACGCGCTTCCCTGATGGCGAGTTCAATTTCCAGATTATGGAAAACGTGCGTGGCAGCGATGTTTTCATCGTGCAACCGACCTGTCCGCCGGTTGATGCCAACGTGATGGAATTGCTGATTATGACGGACGCCTTCCGGCGTTCGTCGGCGGATCGCATCACGGCGGTGATTCCCTATTACGGTTACGGACGCGGCGACAAGAAAGACAGACCGCGCATTCCGATCTCGGCGAAACTGGTCGCCAACCTGCTGGTGATGGCGGGGATCAATCGCATTCTGACGATTGATCTGCACGCGCCGCAGATTCAGGGCTTCTTTGATATTCCGGTGGATCACCTGTTCGCCGCGCCGTTGATGATCAAATACTTCGCGGAACACCCGATTGAAGATTTGATCGTCGTAGCGCCCGATCCGGGTGGGGCCGAACGCGCGCGGGCTTATGCCAAACGTTTGAACGCCGATTTCGGCATCGTGGACAAGCGGCGCGATAAATCGCAACCCGGCCACGCCGAAGCCGAAGTCATGCACGTCATCGGCAATGTCGAAGGCCGCAACGCCCTGATCGTTGACGATATGGTTGACACCGCCGGGACGCTGACTAAAGTCGCCGAAGCGTTATCGAAAAAAGGCGCGAAGCGGGTTTTGACCAGTTGCGTGCACGCGGTGCTGTCTGGCAATGCGATTGAGCGCATTGAAAAGTCACCGCTTGAAAAGGTGGTGATCACGAACACGATGCCGCGCAAGGAGGCTTGTGCTGAGCCTTTCTTTGAATGCCTGAGCGTCGCGCCGATGCTGGGCGAGGCGATCCGTTCGATTCACGAAGAGTCATCGGTGAGCCGCCTGTTTATCTGA
- a CDS encoding 50S ribosomal protein L25: MSFDSELSLTAQARTERGKNAARRLRAKGEIPLTVYGGGDPASGTVNKRELGAFLRANGRNKIFNLNLDGAATAVKISEMQLDPIKGVLIHLDLMRISMTEKSEFELPIRIVGESEGVKLFGGILDFPTHSIRVRCLPGDLPDTIEVDVSKLGLGGHIEVRDLRLGDAVEIRTRPEQTLVTCVAPGAAEEAPAEAAAVAEPEVIKKGKGDEKEKK; encoded by the coding sequence ATGAGTTTTGATTCCGAGCTTTCCTTAACTGCGCAAGCGCGCACCGAAAGAGGCAAAAATGCCGCGCGCCGGTTGCGCGCCAAAGGGGAAATCCCCCTCACGGTCTATGGTGGCGGCGATCCCGCCAGCGGCACGGTCAACAAACGCGAACTGGGCGCTTTTCTGCGCGCGAATGGCCGCAACAAGATTTTCAATCTGAATCTGGACGGCGCGGCCACGGCGGTCAAGATTTCCGAGATGCAACTCGACCCGATCAAGGGCGTGCTGATTCATCTCGATTTGATGCGCATTTCGATGACCGAAAAGTCCGAGTTCGAATTGCCCATCAGAATCGTCGGCGAGTCTGAGGGAGTGAAGCTGTTCGGCGGCATTCTCGACTTTCCCACGCACTCGATCCGCGTGCGCTGCCTGCCGGGCGATTTGCCCGATACCATCGAGGTGGACGTGTCCAAGCTCGGTCTCGGCGGTCACATCGAAGTCCGGGATTTGCGACTGGGTGACGCGGTCGAAATCCGCACCCGCCCCGAACAAACCCTGGTCACTTGCGTGGCACCGGGCGCGGCTGAAGAAGCTCCGGCGGAAGCCGCTGCTGTGGCCGAACCCGAAGTCATCAAGAAGGGCAAGGGCGACGAGAAAGAGAAGAAGTAA
- a CDS encoding aminoacyl-tRNA hydrolase has translation MWLVIGLGNPGEQYEWTRHNAGFMIIDELARRTGQTVRVKECQALTARARIGGVETLLVKPQTFMNLSGVAVAQLKTKYEVAEAANILVITDDFALPFGKLRVRPSGSAGGHNGLKSLIAKLNTQAFPRLRLGIAPDHPLSNSVDFVLSEFSRQEREPLATLVEQAADAVEVLLTKGVAEAMNRYN, from the coding sequence ATGTGGTTAGTCATTGGCCTGGGCAATCCCGGCGAGCAGTACGAATGGACGCGCCACAACGCCGGTTTCATGATCATTGATGAACTGGCGCGCCGCACCGGACAAACCGTCCGCGTGAAAGAGTGCCAGGCGCTGACCGCGCGCGCGCGCATTGGCGGCGTCGAAACCCTGCTGGTCAAGCCGCAAACGTTTATGAACCTGAGCGGCGTCGCGGTGGCCCAATTGAAAACCAAATACGAAGTCGCGGAGGCGGCCAACATTCTGGTCATCACGGATGATTTCGCCCTGCCCTTCGGCAAGTTGCGCGTCCGGCCCAGTGGTAGCGCGGGCGGGCATAACGGGTTGAAATCGTTGATCGCCAAGCTCAACACACAAGCCTTTCCGCGCTTGCGTCTGGGCATAGCGCCCGATCATCCGCTGAGTAACTCGGTTGATTTCGTCCTCTCCGAATTTTCGCGCCAAGAGCGCGAACCGCTCGCCACTCTGGTCGAGCAGGCGGCAGATGCCGTCGAAGTTCTTTTGACAAAGGGCGTCGCGGAAGCGATGAACCGTTATAACTGA
- the rpsF gene encoding 30S ribosomal protein S6, with product MRTYEVCFIVNPNTVEDDLKKLTSQIEQVIADKGGKVTKVDNLGRKKLAYPIGKFDDGNYTFIYLEGSGGEIYEVERRLRVNDAVIRHMTVRTDEDLKRAAKMKAKRKGAAAAVGRRSDDDLADLPLTAEERAALEDM from the coding sequence TTGAGAACATACGAAGTCTGTTTCATCGTCAACCCCAATACGGTTGAAGATGATCTGAAGAAACTCACTTCCCAAATCGAACAAGTCATCGCCGATAAAGGCGGCAAAGTCACCAAGGTTGACAACCTGGGCCGCAAAAAACTCGCCTACCCCATCGGTAAATTCGATGACGGCAATTACACCTTCATTTACCTCGAAGGCAGCGGCGGCGAAATTTACGAAGTCGAGCGCCGCCTGCGCGTCAATGACGCGGTCATCCGCCACATGACCGTGCGCACCGACGAAGACCTGAAACGCGCCGCCAAGATGAAGGCCAAGCGCAAAGGCGCCGCCGCCGCCGTTGGCCGCCGCAGCGACGACGATCTCGCAGACCTGCCGCTGACCGCCGAAGAGCGCGCCGCGTTGGAAGATATGTAA
- a CDS encoding 30S ribosomal protein S18, with product MSRGPKGRPSRRRRVSKLTAERIDYIDYKDVKLLQAFIAENGKILPRRLSGLSAYQQRKITEAIKRARNIALLPYTKY from the coding sequence ATGAGCCGCGGGCCGAAAGGCCGCCCCTCGCGCCGCCGCCGTGTCTCAAAACTCACGGCTGAGCGCATTGACTATATTGACTACAAGGACGTGAAGCTATTGCAAGCGTTCATCGCTGAGAATGGCAAAATCTTGCCGCGCCGCCTGTCGGGACTCTCGGCTTACCAGCAACGCAAGATCACCGAGGCAATCAAGCGCGCGCGCAACATTGCGCTCTTGCCCTACACGAAATACTAG
- a CDS encoding 50S ribosomal protein L9, translating to MEVLLRTDVDNLGARGEVVKVRAGYGRNYLLPQGLAVQATVANVRQITMQRKALLKKATEEKAVAEQQAGLLKEVTLVFHRKVGEHGLLYGSVTSMDVAEAFAAQDFEIDRKQITLKDPIKETGEYEVPVKLHHEVIANVKVVVKSEDETAA from the coding sequence ATGGAAGTTTTGCTACGCACGGACGTAGACAACCTGGGCGCGCGCGGCGAAGTCGTCAAAGTGCGCGCCGGTTACGGCCGCAATTATTTGCTGCCGCAAGGGCTGGCCGTCCAGGCCACAGTCGCCAACGTCAGGCAGATCACCATGCAACGCAAGGCGCTGCTCAAAAAAGCGACCGAAGAAAAAGCGGTGGCCGAACAGCAAGCCGGCCTGCTCAAAGAAGTCACCCTCGTCTTTCACCGCAAGGTCGGCGAGCACGGCCTGCTTTACGGCTCCGTCACTTCTATGGATGTCGCCGAGGCTTTCGCCGCCCAGGACTTCGAGATTGATCGCAAACAGATCACCCTCAAAGACCCGATCAAAGAAACCGGCGAATACGAAGTCCCGGTCAAGCTCCACCACGAAGTCATCGCCAACGTCAAAGTGGTCGTGAAGAGCGAAGACGAAACCGCGGCTTAA
- a CDS encoding sigma-70 family RNA polymerase sigma factor — protein MGGRVLISAPPTEITRLLARIRAGDAAAHEQLIPLVYDELRRLARHYLQQEQPPHTLQPTALVNELYLRLFNPPGSAEPVEWQDRNHFFVVAARQMRRLLVDHARAKHAAKRDGERQRVELTAADAHTAPLDLDLLALNQALSRLEADHPRAAQVIELRYFAGLTEAEAAEALGIGLTTLKREWEFARAWLFQQLSG, from the coding sequence ATGGGAGGCCGCGTTTTGATTTCAGCTCCGCCCACAGAAATCACACGCCTGCTGGCCCGCATCCGCGCGGGCGATGCCGCCGCCCACGAACAACTCATCCCACTCGTCTATGACGAACTGCGCCGCCTCGCCCGGCATTACCTGCAACAAGAGCAACCGCCGCACACCCTGCAACCGACCGCGCTCGTCAACGAACTCTACCTGCGCCTGTTCAATCCACCCGGCAGCGCCGAGCCTGTCGAATGGCAAGACCGCAATCACTTCTTCGTCGTCGCCGCGCGCCAAATGCGCCGCCTGCTCGTAGACCACGCCCGCGCCAAACACGCCGCCAAACGCGACGGCGAGCGCCAGCGCGTCGAACTCACCGCCGCCGACGCCCACACCGCCCCACTTGATCTTGACCTGCTCGCCCTCAACCAAGCCCTCTCGCGCTTGGAAGCGGATCATCCCCGCGCCGCTCAAGTCATCGAACTGCGCTACTTCGCCGGCCTGACGGAAGCCGAAGCGGCTGAGGCGCTCGGCATTGGGCTGACGACGCTGAAACGGGAATGGGAGTTTGCGCGGGCGTGGTTGTTCCAACAACTGAGCGGTTGA
- a CDS encoding Ig-like domain-containing protein, translating into MPLQVSGTNFVPGIAGSAINLPVNNLLTYQSAGNINALEGTCAFWIKPNWSGNDNVDRTALMWGFEGGLVIQKDANPNFRMIVNLLRPEGNGYGQYASITNWQANQWHHVAYTWSSANRFVKAYLDGRLVSQGRLNYPLPQISYPTFRIGANTDNGAYLNAAIDELRISDIPRTDAEIAQSFFAAITVTSLTVEPKSLHLFPGWFWTPKLTATTNLGTMQVSSAGVNWTSSDPNTAIVQADGRVKCLAPGNVTLTARLQNASDSMNILVKAPVLPTEVGPVPAALGALPSDSLYTIPVLILRYLPTADGVNIDTAYDADLGPQSQFPLAMLKSQIADYDPRIKFMLEEGSRFRGYSNPNARRSLGYKVVQYITVYEPPPPGPIESVSNGIVTYRPDYDQIFERWNIKHFVEDLAVKEIWLWNVPGYYRAERPDMRPESYVGLPESNMSSPTTGDISNSYRDNADLPIYNQTYVLYAHNVHRTQAEAIHNHGHQLESILSHVNQRQDGNTDLWWGKFARAANNPPARCGNTHFPPNATQDYDYGNLTLVASDILNWQPAGGPTTMVNANTWGNVPYAWPGGIAPPQEVESKWYIFWFQSMAGRSSNIPYNANRLTNWWQFTGDWDVAIQAGLGLYEPGACNYTVSSNTQSIPASGGAGSINVNCNTGCKWIASSNEPWLTVSANNRTGSGNGSVSFSISANPGDARSGTLAIAGQVFTLTQGANNTRIANVSAASYAGDPLALDSIIAAFGSGLANATRAAAILPLPTELAGTTVRVKNGDGIERLAPLFFVSPTQVNYQMPPGLAAGAATVTIINNSGATFIGTAQLAAVVPALFTANASGRGLPAALVLRVKSGGAQSFEPLAHFDPATNRFVAVPIDLGVATDQVFLILYGTGIRNRSNLATVTATIGGVNAPASFAGAQGSLIGVDQVNLQLPRSLAGRGQVDVSLSVNGQAANLVQVSFR; encoded by the coding sequence ATGCCCTTACAGGTCTCAGGCACCAATTTTGTGCCCGGCATCGCTGGCTCAGCCATCAATTTACCGGTCAATAACCTGTTGACGTATCAAAGCGCCGGAAACATCAATGCCCTTGAAGGCACCTGTGCGTTCTGGATCAAGCCGAACTGGAGCGGCAATGACAATGTTGATCGCACCGCTCTGATGTGGGGGTTCGAAGGCGGCTTGGTCATTCAGAAAGATGCCAACCCTAATTTTCGGATGATCGTCAATCTCCTTCGACCTGAGGGCAACGGCTACGGGCAATATGCCAGCATTACCAATTGGCAGGCTAATCAATGGCATCACGTGGCTTATACCTGGAGCAGCGCCAATCGCTTCGTCAAGGCTTACCTTGATGGACGGTTGGTCTCGCAAGGAAGACTCAATTACCCGCTGCCGCAGATCAGCTATCCGACTTTTCGCATCGGGGCCAACACCGATAATGGCGCATACCTAAATGCTGCGATTGATGAGTTACGGATCAGCGACATTCCACGCACAGATGCCGAGATCGCGCAAAGTTTCTTCGCGGCGATCACGGTTACAAGCCTAACGGTGGAGCCGAAATCATTGCACTTGTTTCCAGGCTGGTTTTGGACTCCTAAGCTAACAGCGACCACGAATCTAGGCACGATGCAAGTGTCATCCGCTGGCGTCAATTGGACGAGTAGCGATCCAAACACAGCGATTGTGCAAGCCGATGGCCGCGTCAAATGTCTTGCGCCTGGTAATGTGACCTTGACCGCGCGCCTTCAGAATGCGTCAGACTCAATGAACATTCTGGTCAAAGCGCCGGTCTTACCAACGGAGGTTGGGCCCGTGCCAGCGGCATTGGGTGCGTTGCCATCGGACAGCCTATACACAATCCCAGTGCTGATATTGCGCTATCTACCGACAGCAGATGGAGTCAACATAGACACCGCTTATGACGCCGACCTCGGCCCGCAATCACAATTTCCACTGGCGATGCTAAAAAGTCAGATTGCCGATTACGATCCCCGGATCAAATTCATGCTTGAGGAAGGTAGTCGCTTTCGCGGCTACAGCAATCCAAACGCGCGCCGTTCACTCGGCTACAAAGTCGTCCAATACATCACCGTCTACGAGCCACCGCCTCCGGGCCCAATAGAAAGCGTGTCGAATGGAATCGTCACCTACAGACCGGATTATGATCAGATTTTCGAGCGGTGGAATATCAAGCATTTTGTCGAAGACTTGGCAGTAAAAGAAATCTGGCTTTGGAACGTACCGGGCTACTACAGGGCTGAGCGCCCTGACATGCGCCCGGAAAGCTACGTCGGTTTGCCGGAATCGAACATGTCCAGCCCTACGACCGGAGACATTTCCAATAGCTATCGGGATAACGCCGACCTCCCAATTTACAATCAAACATACGTTCTCTATGCGCATAATGTCCATCGCACACAGGCTGAAGCGATTCACAATCACGGCCATCAACTCGAATCCATCCTGAGCCATGTCAATCAACGGCAAGATGGCAACACAGATTTGTGGTGGGGGAAATTTGCCAGAGCCGCCAACAACCCGCCCGCGCGTTGTGGCAACACGCATTTTCCGCCCAATGCAACGCAAGATTACGATTACGGCAACCTGACGCTAGTGGCGAGCGACATTTTGAATTGGCAGCCAGCGGGCGGCCCAACCACAATGGTCAATGCCAACACTTGGGGCAATGTGCCTTACGCCTGGCCGGGCGGCATCGCTCCGCCGCAAGAGGTTGAATCAAAGTGGTATATCTTCTGGTTTCAGAGCATGGCTGGCCGCAGCAGCAACATTCCCTACAATGCCAATCGGCTTACCAATTGGTGGCAATTCACCGGAGATTGGGATGTGGCAATTCAGGCAGGGCTGGGATTGTATGAGCCGGGGGCTTGCAACTATACGGTTTCATCAAACACTCAATCCATTCCGGCTAGTGGCGGCGCGGGCAGCATTAACGTCAACTGCAACACAGGCTGCAAATGGATTGCATCAAGTAATGAGCCGTGGCTCACAGTTTCAGCCAATAATCGCACTGGCAGCGGCAATGGCTCAGTCAGCTTTTCAATTTCAGCCAACCCCGGTGATGCACGCAGCGGCACGCTGGCAATTGCGGGACAAGTCTTTACCCTCACACAGGGAGCCAACAATACCCGTATCGCTAATGTTTCAGCCGCCAGTTACGCAGGTGACCCGCTGGCGCTCGACAGCATCATCGCGGCGTTTGGCAGTGGCCTCGCTAACGCAACACGTGCCGCCGCTATATTGCCATTGCCGACAGAATTAGCTGGGACAACTGTCAGGGTCAAAAATGGCGACGGTATTGAACGCCTCGCCCCGCTCTTTTTCGTTTCGCCCACGCAGGTCAATTATCAAATGCCGCCGGGTCTTGCCGCCGGTGCGGCAACGGTAACCATCATAAACAACTCTGGCGCAACCTTTATCGGAACGGCGCAACTCGCCGCTGTGGTGCCTGCGTTGTTCACCGCCAATGCCAGTGGGCGCGGTCTACCCGCAGCGCTCGTGCTACGTGTCAAAAGCGGAGGCGCACAAAGTTTCGAGCCGTTGGCGCACTTCGATCCTGCGACCAATCGGTTTGTAGCCGTACCCATTGACCTCGGCGTCGCCACCGATCAGGTCTTTTTGATCTTGTATGGCACGGGTATCCGCAATCGCAGCAACCTCGCTACCGTGACGGCAACCATTGGTGGCGTGAATGCGCCAGCGTCGTTTGCCGGAGCACAAGGTAGTTTGATCGGCGTGGATCAGGTTAATCTGCAACTGCCGCGCAGCTTGGCGGGGCGCGGTCAGGTGGACGTCAGTCTATCGGTCAATGGGCAGGCGGCCAATCTAGTGCAGGTGAGCTTCCGCTGA
- a CDS encoding nuclear transport factor 2 family protein, giving the protein MKSTLLAVGLATIAASFSACAASGEKASSTPAPAATVAAETPAETAAKAEQEVRQIGREYDKAWLQQDAAAFEKLLADDAVLTDETGKASSKAEVIANAKSGAVKFEVGHSDDVKIHVYGNTVVTSGRWTEKSTNKGKPVNGTMQGTTVYVKRNGAWQVVADHVTLIKAPKSKP; this is encoded by the coding sequence ATGAAATCCACCCTTTTAGCCGTGGGTCTAGCAACGATAGCGGCCAGCTTCTCTGCCTGCGCGGCAAGCGGAGAGAAAGCCAGTTCGACGCCTGCGCCAGCGGCAACCGTCGCGGCGGAAACACCCGCTGAAACAGCAGCCAAGGCTGAACAAGAAGTGCGCCAAATAGGGCGGGAATATGACAAAGCCTGGCTGCAACAAGACGCCGCCGCTTTTGAAAAATTGCTGGCCGACGATGCCGTGTTGACCGACGAAACCGGCAAGGCCTCGTCCAAGGCTGAGGTGATCGCCAATGCCAAGTCCGGCGCGGTGAAGTTCGAGGTTGGCCACAGTGATGACGTCAAAATACACGTTTATGGCAACACCGTTGTCACCAGCGGGCGCTGGACGGAGAAGAGCACCAACAAAGGAAAACCGGTGAATGGCACGATGCAGGGCACGACGGTTTACGTGAAGCGGAATGGCGCCTGGCAGGTCGTAGCCGATCACGTCACGCTGATCAAAGCGCCAAAATCTAAACCGTAA